A DNA window from Coffea arabica cultivar ET-39 chromosome 6c, Coffea Arabica ET-39 HiFi, whole genome shotgun sequence contains the following coding sequences:
- the LOC140008899 gene encoding coniferyl alcohol acyltransferase-like, with the protein MGSCGFLVNVKRSEVVAAASVQKHWLPMSNLDLLLPALDVGVFFCYKKNNDTTSIPEKNLTNTLTENMVATVKKALAQALVSFYPFAGEVVQNRLGEPELLCNNRGVDFLDAFADIELKDLDLYHPDTSIHGKFVPFKNQGVLSIQATELKCGGLVIGCSFDHRVADAHSANMFFTAWAEIAQAKGTATYTAPSLRRSLLNPRRPTTYDAEIDDLYVLLSSLPPPKELKASDDRLLSRIYYIEGKEVGQLQSMASSNGCRRTKLESFSAFLWKTIAEGSCAQIKKVNLGIVVDGRKRLKGRDNEEKNFSMQTYFGNVLSIPYAEASVCDLKEMNLDGVADMIHACIEGANKEDHFLGLIDWVEEHRPQPAAAAVYFKNSEDEEAIVISLGQRFPVAQMNFGWGMPDFGSYHFHWGGQTGYVMPMPSLSREGDWIVYMNLLKKHLDIVESKSAHVFRPLNPAYLKMNKGSWM; encoded by the exons ATGGGCTCTTGTGGTTTTCTAGTAAACGTGAAAAGAAGTGAGGTAGTTGCAGCAGCTTCAGTGCAAAAGCACTGGTTGCCCATGTCAAACCTAGATTTGCTCCTACCTGCTCTGGATGTAGGAGTTTTCTTCTGTTACAAGAAAAACAATGATACTACTAGTATCCCTGAGAAAAACCTCACGAATACTCTTACCGAAAACATGGTTGCTACCGTCAAGAAAGCTCTTGCTCAAGCACTTGTTTCCTTCTATCCTTTTGCTGGAGAAGTTGTCCAAAACCGCCTTGGAGAACCTGAGCTTCTTTGTAACAATCGTGGGGTTGATTTTCTCGATGCTTTTGCTGATATTGAGCTAAAAGATCTTGATCTCTATCATCCTGACACCtccattcatggaaaatttGTCCCATTTAAAAATCAAGGAGTGCTTTCTATTCAA GCCACAGAACTCAAATGTGGTGGCCTAGTGATTGGATGCTCATTTGATCACAGAGTAGCAGATGCTCATTCTGCTAACATGTTCTTTACAGCATGGGCAGAGATTGCTCAAGCAAAAGGCACTGCAACTTACACTGCACCATCCCTCAGGCGCTCATTGTTGAATCCCCGACGCCCTACTACCTACGATGCAGAAATCGATGACTTGTACGTATTATTGTCATCTTTACCACCACCAAAAGAGCTGAAAGCTAGCGATGATCGCCTCTTGAGTCGCATCTACTACATAGAAGGGAAAGAAGTCGGACAGCTTCAATCCATGGCTAGTTCCAATGGATGCAGAAGGACAAAACTCGAGTCTTTCAGTGCCTTCCTGTGGAAAACCATAGCAGAAGGGAGTTGTGCACAAATTAAAAAAGTTAACCTAGGCATTGTCGTCGATGGACGTAAAAGGCTAAAGGGGAGGGATAATGAAGAGAAAAATTTTTCCATGCAAACCTATTTTGGGAATGTGCTGTCAATCCCATATGCTGAAGCAAGTGTATGTGACCTCAAGGAAATGAATCTTGATGGGGTGGCAGATATGATCCATGCATGCATAGAGGGTGCAAACAAGGAAGATCATTTCTTAGGGTTGATTGATTGGGTTGAGGAACATCGACCGCAGCCAGCTGCTGCAGCAGTCTATTTCAAAAATAGTGAAGACGAAGAAGCAATCGTGATTTCCTTAGGGCAAAGGTTTCCAGTGGCTCAAATGAATTTTGGATGGGGAATGCCTGATTTTGGATCCTACCATTTTCATTGGGGTGGCCAGACTGGATACGTAATGCCTATGCCAAGTCTGAGTAGAGAAGGAGATTGGATTGTTTACATGAATCTCTTGAAGAAGCATTTGGATATTGTGGAATCTAAGTCTGCTCATGTGTTTAGGCCATTGAATCCTGCTTATTTGAAGATGAACAAAGGCAGCTGGATGTAA